The DNA sequence CTTGGGGCGGGAATGGGTTTCCTGGACGGACTGTGGCGCAGCAACGAGAGCGCCTTCGACTCGGGCAACGCGGCCACCAACGCCATCGAGCTGACCAAACGGCACGGCCAGGTGTCGCTGACCAAACAGGGCGCGGCCACCGGCCATCTGCGCATCAACCTGAGCTGGCGGATGCGGACCTCCGACTTCGGCGGCTCCCAGCGGGAGAGCCTGCTGCGCCACCCCTTCAAGGCCCTCAAACCGCCGGAGGTCATCGGCCACAGCCAGAGCATGGTCAACGTCGACCTGGACCTGGGCTGCCTGTACGAGCTCCAGGACGGCACCAAGGGCGTGGTCCAGCCCCTCGGCGGCTTCCTCGGCGACGTCAACGAACCGCCGTACGTCAAGCTCAGCGGCGACGACCGGTTCGGCTCGGGCTCCGGCGAGACGATGTACGTCAACCTGGACCACCGGGAGAACATCAAACGCCTGCTGGTCTTCGCCTACATCTACGACCAGACGCCCGCCTTCGACCGTACGCACGCCATGGTCACGCTGTACCCCAGCAACGGCCCGCGGATCGAGATAGGCCTCGACGAACGCCACCCCCAGGCCCGCTCCTGCGCGGTGGTGATGCTGGAGAACGTCAAGGACGAGATCATCGTCCGCCGCGAGGTGAAGTTCGTCTACGGCTTCCAGGCGGAACTGGACCGCCTGTACGGGTGGGGACTGCAGTGGGGCAGGGGCTTCAAAACGAAGGCCGGGCGGTGACGGCGTCTTGGTCGTCCAGGCACGTCGGGTGACGGTCGGGGAGGAGCCGGGCGGCTCCCGGGCCCGGTCGGTCCGCCCGGAGCGCGGCGGGCGGAGTCGGGCGGCAGGACTCAGCGGCCGATGAACTGCGGCCCCTGCGGCGGGAGCCGGAAGTCCGGGTCGGGAGCCGCGGTGGTGGCCGGCGGCGGGAACCCGTACCCGGACGGCGCGCCCGCCGGGGCGGCCGTGGCGGGCGCCGGGGGATAGCCGTAGGCGGACTGCCCGGCCGGATGCGGGTAGCCGTAGGCCGGCTGGGCGGCCGCTGCCGCGGGCTGCTGCGGCGGGTAGCCGTAGGCGGGCTGCGCGGGCACCCCGGCCGGCTGCTCGGGCGGCAGCGGGCGCGACACCTCGGGAGCCGCCGGGGCGGCCGGCGCGTGCGGCTGGGTCAGCGCCTCGGAAGAGGGCCGCTCCGGCGCCCCGTCGGGGGCCTGGACGTGCGTCTGCGCCGTCGCGGGCACCTGCTGGGTGACGGCGGCGTCGGGCTCCTGCGCGGCCTCCGACTCGTCCACCGAGATGCCGAAGTCGGTCGCCAGGCCCTTCAGCCCGTTCGAATAGCCCTCGCCGAGCGCGCGGAACTTCCAGCCGTCCCCGCGCCGGTACAGCTCGCCGCAGATCAGCGCGGTCTCCTGTCCGGTCTCCGGCTTGACGTCGAAATACGCCAGCGCGTCCCCGTCGGCGGCCTGTGCGTCGTACAGCAGGATGCGCAGCGCCCGTACGCCGTCGAAGGTGACGCCGTCCGCCGACGCGACGAGCAGAATCCGGCCGACGGCGGGCTCGACACCGGCGAGGTCTGTCTGGATCGTGTCGGTGAGGCCCTCGGCGACGCGCTTCTTGCCGAGTCGCCACACCTTCCCGGAGGGGTGCCGGGGCTGGTTGTAGAAGACGAAGTCCTCGTCGGAGCGCACACGATCGTCGGGGCCGAGGAGCAGCGCGGAGGCGTCGACGTCCGGTACCCCCTGCCCGGGCGACCAGCGCAGCACGGCACGTACCGTGGTGGCCTCGAGTGGGACGTTCGACCCCTTCAGCATCGCGTGCGTCATGCGGTCATCCTGCCTTCTCCGTCCTGGTCACGACAACGTGGGGGTGTGGAGCCGACACAGCGGGGTTACCGGATGTTCATAGCCGGAGGGAACCTCCGACATGCATCTCTACGTACTATTACCGGCCACCTTTTCCCATCACGATCACCCAGGCCACGGGGGAGTTCAATGCGTCATTTCGGGCACATCGGCCCTGCGGTGCGGAAACGTCTCTTCTACCGGGAGCCGGGCGAGTTCACGCGCGACTCCCCGGCCCGGCTGCTCTCCGCAGCCCT is a window from the Streptomyces capillispiralis genome containing:
- a CDS encoding TerD family protein; this encodes MGFLDGLWRSNESAFDSGNAATNAIELTKRHGQVSLTKQGAATGHLRINLSWRMRTSDFGGSQRESLLRHPFKALKPPEVIGHSQSMVNVDLDLGCLYELQDGTKGVVQPLGGFLGDVNEPPYVKLSGDDRFGSGSGETMYVNLDHRENIKRLLVFAYIYDQTPAFDRTHAMVTLYPSNGPRIEIGLDERHPQARSCAVVMLENVKDEIIVRREVKFVYGFQAELDRLYGWGLQWGRGFKTKAGR
- a CDS encoding TerD family protein; translated protein: MTHAMLKGSNVPLEATTVRAVLRWSPGQGVPDVDASALLLGPDDRVRSDEDFVFYNQPRHPSGKVWRLGKKRVAEGLTDTIQTDLAGVEPAVGRILLVASADGVTFDGVRALRILLYDAQAADGDALAYFDVKPETGQETALICGELYRRGDGWKFRALGEGYSNGLKGLATDFGISVDESEAAQEPDAAVTQQVPATAQTHVQAPDGAPERPSSEALTQPHAPAAPAAPEVSRPLPPEQPAGVPAQPAYGYPPQQPAAAAAQPAYGYPHPAGQSAYGYPPAPATAAPAGAPSGYGFPPPATTAAPDPDFRLPPQGPQFIGR